In a single window of the Candidatus Abyssobacteria bacterium SURF_5 genome:
- a CDS encoding acyl-CoA dehydrogenase, translated as MDYFLSDRQKAIRELAQKIAVEKIKPVRAKYDESSEFPREVLTEFAKAHLSGIFIPEKYGGAGDGCLGLCLAIEQIARICAGICTTYAATALGSMPILVAGSEKQKEKYLPAIASGSALAAFGLTEANAGSDAGAIETTAVSDGDDYVLNGRKQWITNAGEADIYTVFAMTDKSRGSRGATAIIVEKDTPGMSFGRTENKMGIRASLQREVFFEDCRVPKENVLGREGMGFVIAMKTLDSTRPGIGAQAVGLAQGAFDEAISYARGRRQFGESITSFQAIQHMLADMATQIEAARALVYATARMIDAGSPNVGKESAMAKLFASDMAMRVTTDAVQIMGGYGYMKDYPVEKMMRDAKITQIYEGTNQIQRNIIARHLIKENAAGV; from the coding sequence ATGGATTACTTTCTCTCTGATCGGCAAAAGGCTATCCGAGAGCTCGCTCAAAAAATTGCGGTCGAAAAGATCAAGCCTGTCCGGGCGAAATACGATGAATCTTCTGAATTCCCGCGCGAGGTCCTCACAGAATTTGCGAAGGCGCATCTGAGCGGCATCTTCATTCCCGAGAAGTATGGTGGTGCGGGCGACGGTTGTCTCGGCTTATGTCTGGCGATCGAGCAGATTGCCCGGATATGTGCAGGCATTTGCACCACGTATGCAGCCACAGCCCTCGGGTCGATGCCAATTCTGGTTGCCGGCTCCGAAAAGCAGAAGGAAAAATATCTGCCGGCTATTGCATCCGGCTCGGCGCTGGCCGCGTTTGGATTGACGGAGGCGAATGCCGGGAGCGACGCGGGCGCGATTGAGACAACGGCGGTCAGCGACGGCGACGATTACGTGCTCAATGGGCGGAAACAGTGGATAACGAACGCGGGCGAAGCCGACATCTATACCGTCTTTGCGATGACCGACAAGAGCCGCGGCAGCAGAGGAGCGACGGCCATCATCGTGGAAAAGGATACGCCGGGAATGAGTTTTGGCCGCACGGAGAACAAGATGGGTATTCGCGCATCGCTGCAGCGTGAGGTTTTCTTTGAGGATTGCCGCGTCCCGAAGGAGAATGTGCTCGGACGCGAAGGGATGGGCTTCGTCATCGCAATGAAAACCCTGGATAGCACCCGCCCCGGCATCGGAGCGCAGGCGGTTGGACTGGCGCAAGGGGCGTTTGACGAGGCAATTTCCTATGCTCGCGGACGCCGGCAATTCGGGGAATCGATCACCTCATTCCAGGCGATTCAGCACATGCTCGCCGACATGGCGACCCAGATCGAGGCGGCTCGCGCGCTTGTGTATGCCACCGCTCGAATGATCGATGCCGGCTCGCCAAATGTCGGCAAAGAATCGGCCATGGCAAAGCTTTTCGCTTCGGATATGGCAATGCGCGTGACAACCGACGCGGTGCAGATCATGGGCGGCTATGGCTACATGAAAGATTATCCCGTCGAAAAAATGATGCGCGACGCCAAGATTACTCAGATCTACGAAGGAACCAATCAGATACAGCGAAACATCATCGCCCGCCACCTCATTAAGGAAAACGCCGCAGGCGTTTGA